In one Brevibacillus composti genomic region, the following are encoded:
- the brxF gene encoding BREX-3 system P-loop-containing protein BrxF: protein MASLQESIALEIKTARTKRNKMLFVVVSRISQVELQRAIHQMEIPILNVGLLLSEQLRLLPPEKRPFEVGRILRSLLAGENKDVVFLDHIEYLFDTELKQNPIRLFENLSGNKTLVIHWPGTLENGALIYATPEHPEYYQSDNSYSSYVIEI, encoded by the coding sequence ATGGCGAGTTTACAAGAATCGATTGCTTTGGAGATCAAGACTGCTAGAACTAAACGAAATAAAATGTTATTTGTTGTGGTGAGTCGGATTTCACAAGTAGAGTTGCAACGTGCCATTCATCAAATGGAGATTCCAATCCTTAACGTAGGCTTATTATTGTCTGAGCAACTACGACTACTTCCTCCAGAAAAAAGGCCTTTCGAAGTAGGCAGGATACTTCGATCACTTCTAGCAGGGGAAAATAAGGATGTAGTTTTTCTTGACCATATTGAGTATTTATTTGATACCGAATTGAAGCAGAACCCTATTCGGTTGTTCGAAAATTTGAGCGGGAACAAGACGCTCGTAATTCACTGGCCAGGCACATTGGAGAACGGCGCTTTAATATACGCAACACCCGAACATCCTGAATATTATCAAAGCGATAACTCGTATTCAAGTTATGTTATCGAAATCTAA
- a CDS encoding IS4 family transposase: MDKDTLLSSFGKWVAPLNAKIISDWTTETGEDKYVKKLTTLAYLLIFMDAQLNQRKALRDIVTEIENNEAFQKELGITSISISQLSRKNNKLSPELLQQLFVDLVAQVTRIRTPAAGRVGTVKLLDSTTMSLCLSKYKWATYRKTKAGVKLHLRVTFCDPDTVYPEKAVLTPAKPSDRTQMDALIDETGATYVFDRGYVDYEKYDQYCWDGVFFVTRLKDNAIVEVMDEFPTAEGSVMTRDRMVKIGKGAKQMKHVLRLIETVDLKGNPIRIITNRFDLTAEEIGDLYRNRWKIETFFRWLKQHLKLTRFYGEDENAVWNQILICLISYCLLLLMKLELSTTKSLLDLSRLLKSNLTKSWEVFKAAVFRKPARTSKGRQKVVKS; this comes from the coding sequence ATGGACAAGGATACACTACTTTCGTCATTTGGTAAATGGGTTGCACCCTTAAATGCAAAAATAATTTCCGACTGGACCACAGAAACCGGCGAAGACAAGTATGTGAAGAAGCTTACCACTCTAGCGTACCTTCTCATCTTCATGGACGCTCAGCTGAATCAGCGCAAGGCTTTGCGGGACATTGTCACCGAAATTGAGAATAACGAAGCCTTCCAGAAAGAACTCGGCATCACCTCCATCAGTATTTCGCAGCTTTCCAGGAAGAACAACAAGCTGTCGCCGGAACTTTTACAGCAGCTATTTGTCGATCTGGTCGCTCAGGTCACTCGCATTCGCACGCCTGCCGCTGGGCGAGTCGGTACGGTTAAACTGCTGGATTCCACGACCATGAGTCTGTGTCTTAGCAAGTACAAGTGGGCAACGTACCGGAAAACGAAAGCCGGCGTGAAACTCCACTTACGCGTGACCTTCTGTGATCCGGATACGGTCTATCCGGAGAAGGCCGTGCTCACTCCGGCCAAGCCGTCAGATCGCACCCAAATGGATGCGCTCATCGATGAAACCGGCGCTACTTATGTATTTGACCGCGGCTACGTGGACTACGAGAAATACGACCAGTACTGCTGGGATGGAGTCTTCTTCGTTACTCGGTTGAAAGACAATGCTATTGTCGAAGTGATGGATGAATTTCCAACAGCGGAAGGCTCGGTCATGACTCGGGATCGCATGGTGAAGATCGGCAAAGGGGCCAAACAGATGAAGCATGTTCTTCGCCTCATCGAAACCGTCGATTTAAAAGGAAATCCCATCCGAATCATAACGAACCGATTCGATCTGACCGCTGAAGAAATCGGCGACTTGTACCGCAATCGCTGGAAGATTGAAACCTTCTTCCGATGGTTGAAGCAGCATCTGAAGTTGACGCGATTCTACGGTGAAGATGAAAACGCCGTATGGAACCAGATCCTGATTTGCCTGATTAGTTACTGCCTTCTGCTCCTGATGAAACTGGAGCTCTCGACAACTAAGTCGCTGCTTGATCTAAGCCGACTACTAAAATCGAATCTCACCAAGTCGTGGGAAGTTTTTAAAGCGGCTGTATTTCGAAAACCAGCACGCACTTCGAAAGGTCGGCAGAAGGTCGTGAAGAGCTAA
- a CDS encoding restriction endonuclease-related protein → MQIDKNDVRDCLLNLIAGLEQWGEDFSELPTLLRKGHMQFVRLLMLQGKDAPIDLPSLIQFLQKPAAEWGIPVDDIFPLEAPLLIPYLGLSPAAREFIFLYDSPEEAQAQEMLEILHYCRGTVPMLEEKYRKVREFIITNPVVSAHRLMEFGLELQDTELMKRLSRCYEDMTDDSDRYRRCPRCGWTLEYRNDNWQCGTEDLCGNLSSREDLKRWETTQPLQRLRYGIYRYTMLPGLAELSVKDWLTKKGYKVTLFPQVDRFDLAIQLDSHSVYLDMKDFKHPLHLANFFNKMQPHKLEKYREPHVYIVIPQYRNKLYPGYARLVTQALASHTSHLQVINEKDILRVLEREAMNE, encoded by the coding sequence ATGCAAATTGACAAGAATGATGTTAGGGATTGTCTGCTGAACTTAATCGCAGGTTTGGAACAGTGGGGAGAAGACTTCAGCGAGCTGCCGACTCTGTTACGCAAAGGACATATGCAGTTTGTACGCCTTCTGATGCTGCAAGGAAAAGATGCTCCAATAGACTTGCCATCACTCATCCAATTCCTTCAGAAACCGGCAGCTGAATGGGGCATTCCTGTTGACGATATTTTTCCGCTGGAAGCTCCGCTCCTGATCCCATATCTGGGCTTGTCGCCAGCGGCTCGTGAATTTATCTTCCTTTATGACTCGCCGGAAGAAGCGCAAGCGCAAGAAATGTTAGAAATTTTGCATTACTGTCGGGGTACGGTACCAATGTTGGAGGAGAAGTACAGAAAGGTTCGTGAGTTTATCATTACGAATCCGGTAGTATCGGCACATCGTTTAATGGAGTTCGGGCTGGAGTTGCAAGATACGGAATTGATGAAGCGGCTAAGTCGCTGTTATGAAGATATGACGGATGATTCAGACCGATATCGTAGATGTCCACGATGCGGATGGACACTGGAGTATCGTAACGATAACTGGCAATGTGGGACAGAAGATCTCTGCGGTAATCTGTCCAGTCGCGAAGATCTTAAGAGATGGGAAACTACCCAGCCCTTGCAGAGACTGCGTTATGGAATTTATCGTTACACGATGTTACCGGGTTTGGCAGAACTCTCTGTCAAAGATTGGCTTACAAAGAAAGGCTACAAAGTAACACTATTCCCGCAAGTTGATCGATTTGATCTTGCGATTCAGTTAGATTCCCATTCTGTATATTTGGATATGAAAGATTTTAAGCATCCGCTTCATTTGGCCAACTTCTTCAACAAGATGCAACCTCACAAACTAGAGAAATATCGAGAGCCTCATGTATATATTGTCATTCCGCAATACCGAAATAAACTATATCCCGGTTATGCAAGGCTCGTTACACAAGCACTCGCGTCTCATACGAGTCATCTTCAGGTAATTAATGAAAAAGATATCCTAAGAGTGCTGGAAAGGGAGGCGATGAACGAATGA
- a CDS encoding DUF6508 domain-containing protein: MRDEINVSAADIDGVLKYLEILEPIPDMMKAKGDRLKAGMICRDDGAYKFDYKSFYEDNRNIFDIESKITKALYEHNFIL, from the coding sequence ATGAGAGATGAAATCAACGTTTCAGCTGCCGATATTGATGGTGTCTTGAAATATTTGGAGATTCTGGAACCCATTCCCGATATGATGAAAGCAAAAGGAGACAGGCTTAAAGCAGGAATGATTTGCAGAGATGATGGAGCTTACAAATTTGATTATAAGAGCTTTTACGAAGACAATCGGAATATATTTGACATCGAATCAAAAATAACGAAGGCTTTATACGAGCATAACTTTATCCTTTAG
- a CDS encoding SWIM zinc finger family protein, which produces MNLFDFFRFIDPAVVHRGKEYASEGRVISLKSFAERKYTSVVRGNEDYEVYVELDDEGNIMESECDCPYDFGPVCKHQVAVFLELKNREADEASSTEPSLRQLLEAESKEKLIELLLSITSDSYAAEERIRLHLSKSGADQELDACRRLIRSYIDTYSDDHGFVSWRNVSRAVEGAEIVAEKALSAFDEEEWLHGLAILFCIIEEMIELLQSADDSDGGVGIVIESCLESIFKLVQDHHHIPAEERLKIFHRLLEETHQPYYDGWSDWQLALLEAAGALIESEQMQHQWDDAADSLLGHTSGSNWSREYTDERVTVLRYGQILERSGEEQAKAYLYKHLHFPEIREIAIRAALEQGDAEEAIRLAEAGEAQDQGLPGLVYRWKKYRYEAYHRTGQVEQQRKLGMELIVNGEYAYYRSVKDTFSDEGEWSLYLQDLLDQMEQSPRGEHTYTQILVEEEMFARLLEYVRKAPYRIESFYEQLLPHYPEEVKALFVAYIEFRADQSRDRRDYADVCRIIRMLQQVGGRKEAFTVTQKLLTKFPRRPAFREELGKIRF; this is translated from the coding sequence TTGAATTTATTCGATTTTTTCAGATTCATTGATCCAGCAGTTGTACACAGAGGGAAGGAATACGCGTCCGAAGGCCGGGTGATTTCCTTGAAATCGTTTGCCGAAAGAAAGTACACTTCGGTTGTGCGCGGGAACGAAGATTATGAGGTCTACGTAGAGCTGGACGACGAGGGAAACATTATGGAATCAGAATGCGATTGTCCGTACGATTTCGGGCCGGTATGCAAGCATCAAGTCGCCGTATTCCTCGAGCTTAAGAATAGAGAAGCAGACGAGGCATCTTCAACGGAGCCGTCTCTCCGGCAACTGTTGGAAGCAGAGAGCAAGGAGAAATTAATCGAATTGCTGCTCTCGATTACATCGGATTCATATGCCGCGGAAGAGCGCATCAGACTCCATTTGTCGAAAAGTGGCGCAGATCAAGAGTTGGACGCCTGCCGACGGTTGATCCGATCCTACATTGACACATATTCGGATGATCATGGTTTTGTGTCTTGGCGGAACGTAAGCCGCGCGGTGGAAGGTGCGGAGATCGTCGCTGAAAAGGCTCTCTCCGCCTTCGATGAAGAGGAATGGTTGCACGGGCTGGCGATTCTGTTTTGCATCATCGAAGAGATGATTGAATTATTGCAGTCCGCCGACGATTCGGACGGTGGAGTCGGGATCGTGATCGAAAGCTGTCTGGAATCGATCTTCAAGCTGGTTCAGGATCACCATCATATTCCGGCGGAAGAACGCTTGAAGATTTTCCACCGGTTGTTGGAGGAGACACACCAGCCTTATTACGACGGGTGGTCGGATTGGCAGCTCGCGCTCCTCGAGGCGGCGGGCGCGCTGATCGAGTCGGAACAGATGCAACATCAATGGGATGATGCGGCGGATTCGCTCCTGGGTCATACGTCCGGAAGCAATTGGTCGCGGGAGTACACAGACGAGCGGGTAACTGTGCTCCGATATGGTCAAATTTTGGAACGTTCAGGTGAAGAACAGGCGAAAGCTTATTTGTATAAACATCTGCATTTCCCGGAAATCCGGGAGATTGCGATTCGTGCGGCGCTTGAGCAAGGCGATGCCGAGGAAGCGATCCGATTGGCAGAGGCCGGGGAAGCTCAAGATCAGGGGCTGCCGGGGCTCGTCTATCGCTGGAAGAAATATCGGTATGAGGCATACCATCGCACAGGACAAGTCGAACAGCAGCGGAAACTCGGGATGGAGCTGATCGTGAACGGAGAGTATGCGTATTATCGCTCTGTGAAGGATACATTTTCCGATGAGGGAGAATGGTCCTTGTATCTGCAAGATCTGTTAGATCAAATGGAGCAGAGCCCGAGGGGAGAGCACACATATACCCAAATCCTGGTGGAAGAGGAGATGTTCGCACGGCTTTTGGAATACGTCCGCAAGGCACCTTACCGAATTGAATCGTTCTATGAGCAATTGCTTCCGCATTACCCGGAGGAGGTGAAGGCGCTTTTCGTGGCATATATCGAATTCCGGGCGGATCAATCCAGGGACAGGCGAGATTACGCCGATGTTTGCCGGATCATTCGAATGCTTCAACAGGTTGGCGGGCGGAAAGAAGCGTTCACCGTCACACAAAAATTGTTAACCAAATTTCCGCGAAGACCGGCTTTCCGGGAGGAGTTGGGGAAGATTCGTTTTTGA
- a CDS encoding PIN domain-containing protein, protein MDGYLFDTNIAIALLAGEHAALEFVRQAKDDRMPIYFSVITECEVFSGLDSEFRLQGIKLFNSRRCIEVSSSVARLAGDIRREQRSKGRKLKTPDAIIIATSIEHQLGLVSRDHDMSFVREAFGLPLFTI, encoded by the coding sequence ATGGATGGTTATTTATTCGATACGAATATTGCCATTGCACTGCTTGCAGGTGAGCATGCCGCGTTGGAGTTTGTCAGGCAGGCCAAGGATGATCGAATGCCTATCTATTTTTCCGTTATTACGGAATGTGAAGTGTTCAGCGGATTAGATTCCGAATTTCGCTTGCAAGGGATCAAGCTGTTTAATTCACGCAGATGTATTGAGGTTAGTTCAAGTGTTGCCCGGCTTGCCGGAGACATAAGAAGGGAACAAAGGTCAAAGGGCCGTAAGCTTAAAACCCCAGACGCTATTATTATTGCAACATCTATCGAGCATCAGCTCGGTCTTGTATCAAGAGATCATGACATGAGCTTTGTTCGAGAAGCATTCGGTTTGCCGCTATTCACCATTTAG
- a CDS encoding GNAT family N-acetyltransferase, with product MIRYAAAEDAHWAAPLIFEAIGDIAYTLTGAGRPEDAIQVLASFFREKNNRISYENSLVAMAGEEPVGLLICYHGSRTEELDRPFADRLQHMTGTAPTIVKEARSDEFYLDTLVVSPRHRGKGVGKKLLLRFEEEAVKQGYDRTALLVEEENRRARNLYEQMGYHPDGMLRVSGHGYHHMVKLLAVPI from the coding sequence ATGATACGATACGCAGCCGCGGAGGATGCTCACTGGGCAGCTCCTCTGATCTTTGAAGCGATCGGCGATATTGCCTATACGTTGACCGGCGCGGGCAGACCGGAGGATGCGATTCAGGTGCTGGCCTCGTTTTTCCGGGAAAAGAACAACCGGATCAGCTACGAGAACAGCCTGGTGGCCATGGCGGGAGAAGAACCGGTCGGCCTATTGATTTGCTACCACGGGAGCCGGACGGAAGAGCTGGACAGGCCGTTTGCCGACCGACTCCAGCATATGACCGGAACCGCCCCCACGATTGTAAAGGAGGCACGCTCCGACGAATTCTACCTGGATACGCTGGTCGTCTCACCGCGCCATCGGGGAAAAGGAGTGGGCAAAAAACTGCTCCTCCGTTTTGAGGAAGAGGCGGTCAAGCAAGGCTATGATCGCACGGCTTTGCTGGTCGAGGAGGAAAACAGGCGCGCACGCAACCTGTACGAACAGATGGGCTACCATCCCGACGGTATGCTCAGGGTAAGCGGGCACGGGTACCATCATATGGTCAAGCTCCTGGCCGTCCCGATCTAA
- a CDS encoding HD-GYP domain-containing protein, with protein MLLASVNHSLIGRVLEQDLYTDAGVLLLTKTTVLTENHIRMLRMQHIRNVYVSDHGWSEGDGEVISSQLLEMEIDHESVSSYLEAMEDTRRLFEAVQLDNMPKLEAFTEAFQKVAACTEKRMSLFRSLYVLEGADSYTYRHSINVGILSALIARLLKWDEEMVQVMGAAGFLHDIGKMKISKEILLKPDQLTKQEFEEMKKHTIYGYELINGMEGKCETLALCALLHHERLDGSGYPEGRTREEIPIACQVLAVADIFDAICSDRVYKTRTSPFEAAQQLWKLACDGLINIEIVQVFVHYIAQLYVGSRARLSDGDDVEIILIHQDEPMRPLVRRREEFIDLRYHRQLLIEKLIV; from the coding sequence ATGTTACTGGCTTCTGTCAACCATTCACTTATTGGACGTGTTTTGGAGCAGGATCTGTATACAGATGCAGGGGTACTGCTTTTGACCAAAACCACTGTTTTGACGGAGAACCACATCCGTATGCTTCGTATGCAGCATATCCGAAATGTATATGTAAGTGATCACGGTTGGTCAGAAGGCGATGGAGAAGTGATCTCGAGCCAACTGCTGGAAATGGAAATCGACCATGAAAGCGTCTCTTCTTATCTCGAAGCCATGGAGGATACGAGACGCCTGTTCGAAGCGGTTCAACTGGACAACATGCCCAAATTGGAAGCGTTTACAGAGGCCTTTCAAAAGGTGGCTGCCTGTACGGAAAAGCGGATGAGCCTGTTTCGTTCCCTGTACGTGCTGGAGGGGGCCGACAGCTATACCTATCGCCACTCCATCAATGTCGGAATTCTCTCCGCTCTGATTGCCCGGCTGCTCAAATGGGATGAAGAAATGGTGCAGGTCATGGGGGCAGCGGGTTTTCTGCACGATATCGGAAAGATGAAGATCTCCAAAGAAATCCTGCTCAAACCGGATCAATTGACCAAGCAGGAGTTTGAAGAGATGAAAAAGCATACCATCTACGGCTACGAGCTCATAAATGGAATGGAGGGCAAATGCGAGACGCTGGCGCTTTGCGCCCTGCTTCACCACGAGAGACTGGACGGCTCCGGCTACCCGGAAGGCAGGACGAGGGAAGAGATCCCGATCGCCTGTCAGGTGCTGGCGGTGGCAGACATCTTTGACGCCATCTGCTCGGATCGCGTCTACAAGACGCGCACCTCCCCTTTTGAAGCGGCCCAGCAATTGTGGAAGCTGGCCTGTGACGGCTTGATCAACATCGAGATCGTTCAGGTGTTCGTCCACTATATCGCACAGCTGTACGTCGGATCGCGGGCGAGGCTGAGCGATGGAGATGACGTGGAAATTATCCTGATTCATCAAGACGAACCGATGAGGCCACTGGTCCGCAGAAGAGAAGAGTTTATCGATTTGCGCTATCATCGCCAGCTTTTGATTGAAAAGCTGATCGTCTAA
- a CDS encoding Mov34/MPN/PAD-1 family protein: protein MASLYLTRKAWKQIEQAVRKRPDLETGGILMGYSLGEEEWLVTYASGPGPNAIHQPHSIMFDDQYLFQLIKRQSRRRRWDYIGDWHSHTVRRLSPSKADRRTVWEKASQSIYMSTSPFMLIVGLDKRNELRARAFLLDEAFREVKNLSLIDRPAQPPRGGKSP, encoded by the coding sequence ATGGCCTCATTGTATCTCACACGGAAAGCGTGGAAACAGATTGAGCAAGCAGTGCGAAAACGGCCTGATCTGGAGACAGGCGGGATTCTGATGGGGTATTCCTTGGGCGAGGAGGAGTGGCTGGTGACCTATGCGAGCGGTCCCGGTCCCAACGCCATTCATCAGCCCCATTCTATCATGTTTGATGATCAGTACCTCTTTCAACTGATTAAAAGGCAAAGCAGACGGAGGCGGTGGGATTACATCGGCGACTGGCACAGCCATACCGTTCGCCGGCTCTCTCCCAGCAAGGCAGACCGCCGCACCGTCTGGGAAAAGGCTTCCCAGTCCATCTACATGTCCACTTCTCCCTTTATGCTGATCGTCGGTCTCGACAAGCGGAACGAGCTGCGGGCCCGGGCCTTCCTGTTGGATGAGGCGTTCCGTGAGGTGAAGAATCTCAGTCTGATTGACCGGCCAGCTCAGCCACCACGCGGCGGAAAATCTCCATAG
- a CDS encoding peptidoglycan D,D-transpeptidase FtsI family protein — translation MQVERRIKRRHFILLLGMTFLWIGLIARLWWIQLAAAHRFTSRGIDLVKNSVKQRQQSIVLHSGRGDILDRNGYRFTGEEQQALILFPLARGSLKGTDGLKRVAAIARVSEERLSEEMQNAKVPVMLRDESKRLITLSERQAEQINQLAIPGIVSLLVTERYREDEVAKHVTGYIHRNPQLVQSLYPDEWEQGKKNAETTVGASGLERSFDRFLQGIEPSTLSYYVDGQGNPLRGLDIRYTQQKNEYYPLSLITTLDADVQRLAERIADEERLEQGSIVVLDVATGDVVAMASRPTYDQTRVDVEKGAWKNRAVKQIPPGSVFKIVVAAAALAEGIVSPTERFSCQGSYGKYGFSCWKKEGHGSLTMEEAFAHSCNIAFAEIAKRIGGDKLDEYARRLGLLTQVGHRTAHLFKLEGFRQLDGEENGRVFLEPQSGKDEGVLIQTSIGQRDVRITPLQAANMMATIVRGGQPGQVRLVSEITYKNGQSFFRFPVQRLDEAGIDYVTAKKLRRMLRQVVTEGTGKHLAQSPWPIAGKSGTAQTGAGHQERNHLWFAGYAPYDDPRYALCVVAENQSSSGGNRAMEIFRRVVAELAGQSD, via the coding sequence ATGCAGGTAGAGAGGCGCATCAAAAGAAGACATTTTATTCTGCTGCTCGGCATGACCTTTCTCTGGATCGGACTGATCGCGAGACTGTGGTGGATACAACTGGCAGCAGCCCACCGCTTCACCAGCCGGGGCATCGATCTGGTCAAAAATTCGGTGAAGCAGCGGCAGCAAAGCATCGTTCTGCACAGCGGCAGAGGCGACATCCTGGATCGAAACGGCTATCGTTTCACAGGCGAAGAACAGCAGGCGCTGATTCTGTTTCCTCTGGCCAGAGGCAGCCTGAAGGGGACAGACGGCCTCAAACGGGTAGCCGCGATCGCCCGCGTGAGCGAAGAGAGGCTGTCCGAAGAGATGCAGAATGCCAAAGTGCCCGTCATGCTGCGGGATGAAAGCAAACGCCTGATCACGCTGTCGGAGCGGCAGGCCGAACAGATCAATCAATTGGCGATCCCGGGGATCGTCTCTTTGCTGGTGACGGAACGGTATCGCGAGGATGAAGTGGCGAAGCATGTGACGGGCTACATCCATCGCAATCCGCAACTGGTACAGTCGCTCTACCCGGATGAGTGGGAACAGGGGAAGAAAAACGCCGAAACGACCGTCGGCGCGTCAGGCCTGGAGCGCAGCTTCGACCGCTTTTTGCAGGGAATCGAGCCATCCACCTTGTCCTATTACGTAGATGGACAAGGCAACCCATTGCGTGGACTGGACATCCGCTATACGCAGCAGAAAAACGAGTATTACCCGCTCTCCCTGATCACCACGCTGGATGCGGACGTGCAGCGGTTGGCTGAACGGATCGCAGATGAAGAGAGACTGGAGCAGGGGTCGATCGTCGTACTGGATGTCGCAACTGGCGATGTGGTGGCCATGGCGAGCCGTCCCACCTACGATCAAACGCGCGTCGATGTGGAAAAAGGCGCCTGGAAAAATCGGGCCGTCAAGCAGATCCCGCCCGGTTCTGTCTTTAAAATCGTCGTGGCCGCCGCCGCTCTCGCCGAAGGGATCGTCTCCCCAACGGAGCGCTTTTCCTGTCAGGGCAGCTACGGTAAATACGGGTTTTCCTGCTGGAAAAAAGAGGGGCATGGATCGCTCACGATGGAAGAGGCTTTTGCCCATTCCTGCAACATCGCCTTTGCGGAAATCGCCAAGCGGATCGGCGGCGACAAGCTGGATGAATACGCACGCCGTCTGGGCCTTTTGACGCAAGTGGGCCATCGCACTGCCCATCTGTTTAAGCTGGAAGGCTTTCGGCAGCTGGACGGCGAAGAAAACGGCCGAGTCTTTTTGGAGCCGCAGTCGGGCAAGGATGAAGGTGTGCTGATCCAGACGTCGATCGGGCAGAGGGATGTGAGAATCACGCCGCTGCAGGCCGCCAATATGATGGCTACGATCGTCCGCGGGGGACAGCCGGGACAAGTGAGGCTGGTATCGGAGATCACCTATAAAAACGGGCAGTCCTTCTTCCGTTTTCCCGTCCAAAGGCTGGACGAGGCGGGCATCGACTACGTGACGGCCAAAAAGCTCAGAAGGATGCTCAGACAGGTGGTGACGGAGGGGACAGGCAAGCATCTGGCCCAAAGCCCCTGGCCGATCGCCGGAAAAAGCGGGACAGCGCAGACCGGCGCCGGGCATCAGGAACGAAACCATCTCTGGTTTGCCGGATATGCGCCGTATGACGATCCGCGCTATGCCCTCTGCGTCGTGGCCGAAAATCAGTCCTCGTCGGGCGGCAATCGGGCTATGGAGATTTTCCGCCGCGTGGTGGCTGAGCTGGCCGGTCAATCAGACTGA
- the udk gene encoding uridine kinase — protein sequence MGHPVVIGVAGGSGSGKTTVARELFRQFQNDSVTMIEQDSYYKDQSHLSLEERALTNYDHPFAFDNDLMLHHLQELIGGRAIDKPIYDFKLHTRKQETVRVEPKDVIILEGMLILEDARIRDMMDIKVFVDTDADVRIVRRIVRDIEERGRSLDSVVNQYLSIVRPMHLQFIEPTKRYADVIVPEGGYNRVALDLLSTKIRDILLEKQQVGKHS from the coding sequence ATGGGTCACCCCGTCGTGATTGGGGTAGCAGGGGGAAGCGGTTCCGGCAAAACGACTGTGGCGAGGGAGTTGTTCCGCCAGTTCCAGAACGACAGCGTCACGATGATTGAGCAGGATTCCTACTACAAGGATCAAAGCCATCTCAGCCTCGAAGAGAGGGCACTTACCAACTATGATCATCCGTTCGCTTTTGACAATGACTTGATGCTGCATCATTTGCAGGAGCTGATCGGAGGGCGGGCGATCGACAAGCCAATCTACGATTTCAAGCTGCACACGCGCAAGCAGGAGACGGTGCGCGTCGAGCCAAAGGATGTCATCATCCTGGAAGGCATGCTGATTCTGGAGGACGCGCGCATTCGCGACATGATGGATATCAAGGTATTTGTCGACACGGATGCGGATGTGCGGATCGTCCGCCGGATCGTCCGCGACATCGAGGAGCGGGGACGTTCTCTCGACTCGGTGGTCAACCAGTACCTGAGCATCGTGCGTCCCATGCACCTGCAATTTATCGAACCGACAAAGCGCTACGCCGATGTCATCGTCCCGGAGGGCGGGTACAACCGCGTCGCACTGGATTTATTGTCCACCAAGATCCGCGACATTCTGCTGGAGAAGCAGCAAGTGGGAAAACACTCCTGA
- a CDS encoding O-methyltransferase: protein MITNPVIEDYVAGLVPPRSPLLERLEREAEAEGIPIVQLPTAQVMRAFLRLHRPKQILEIGTAIGYSTIWMAEAAPDAKIVTMDIDEERLKRAKANLQEAGVDDRVEVLLRDATTGLAEPASFDCLFIDAAKGQYQAFLDLYLPMLRPGGMVLSDNVLFRGLVATPEEAGKRQRPLVDKLNRFNQYLTQHPDLDTTFIPVGDGLAVSFKKVTTKNNRKQATKNLRTSVLEGC from the coding sequence ATGATCACCAATCCTGTGATCGAAGACTACGTAGCGGGACTGGTTCCCCCGCGTTCGCCGCTCTTGGAGCGCCTGGAGAGGGAAGCAGAGGCGGAAGGGATACCGATCGTGCAGCTGCCGACGGCCCAGGTGATGCGCGCATTTTTGCGGCTGCATCGGCCTAAACAAATCTTGGAGATCGGGACCGCGATCGGCTACTCGACGATCTGGATGGCGGAAGCCGCGCCGGATGCGAAGATCGTGACGATGGATATCGACGAGGAGAGGCTCAAGCGGGCCAAAGCCAATCTGCAGGAAGCGGGCGTCGACGATCGGGTCGAGGTCCTGCTCAGAGATGCGACGACTGGCCTGGCGGAGCCCGCCTCTTTTGACTGTCTGTTTATCGATGCTGCCAAGGGCCAGTACCAAGCCTTTCTGGATCTCTATCTGCCGATGCTGCGTCCGGGGGGCATGGTTCTGAGCGACAATGTGCTGTTCCGCGGTCTGGTGGCGACGCCGGAGGAAGCGGGGAAAAGACAGCGCCCTTTGGTGGACAAGCTGAACCGTTTTAATCAATACCTGACACAGCACCCGGATCTGGACACGACGTTCATACCGGTAGGGGACGGGCTGGCGGTCAGTTTCAAAAAGGTAACCACAAAGAATAATCGCAAACAAGCAACAAAGAACCTCAGAACATCTGTACTTGAGGGCTGCTAG